The following proteins are encoded in a genomic region of Oryzias latipes chromosome 17, ASM223467v1:
- the LOC110016817 gene encoding probable inactive protein kinase DDB_G0270444 isoform X2: MTEEIYLAKIQGLQDQLDRQEKDKVEASKRVTLMAAQKEKRLDELHGELIRQKESGQQMVRETLQNHSREMEEMQQQTDKLNAVKALQAAGIEEGDKKLMELKQQKFRVELLEKEVLLAEAEFHKISEEEKSLKKKYLENLQERLEKKVERDAAIFFDELNARIEKRGEFCKFLSKEAEEQAQEVAGLKDKIADILAIRTDVRAESSIIAEEKSSLIKDTMQTKVSCQRRSAPPSLLHWTAEPDTVSASAMSILAQPPEE; this comes from the exons ATGACAGAGGAGATTTACCTCGCCAAAATTCAGGGTCTTCAGGACCAGCTAGACAG ACAGGAGAAGGACAAAGTGGAAGCCAGTAAGCGTGTAACTCTCATGGCAGCACAGAAGGAGAAAAGGTTGGATGAGCTGCACGGTGAGCTGATCCGCCAGAAAGAAAGTGGCCAGCAAATGGTTAGAGAAACTCTGCAGAATCACAGCCGGGAGATGGAAGAGATGCAGCAGCAAACTGACAAGCTTAACGCTGTTAAAGCCCTGCAAG CTGCAGGTATAGAGGAAGGTGACAAGAAGCTGATGGAGCTGAAGCAGCAGAAGTTTCGAGTGGAGCTACTGGAGAAGGAGGTTCTTCTTGCAGAAGCTGAGTTCCACAAAATATCGGAGGAGGAGAAGTCACTGAAGAAAAA GTATTTGGAAAACCTGCAGgaaagactggaaaaaaaagtcgAAAGAGATGCAGCAATTTTTTTTGATGAGCTGAATGCTAGAATTGAGAAAAGAGGCGAGTTTTGTAAGTTCTTGTCAAAGGAAGCTGAAGAACAGGCTCAGGAGGTTGCTGgtctgaaagacaaaatagCTGACATCTTAGCGATAAGGACTGACGTCAGGGCAGAGAGTAGCATCATTGCAGAGGAGAAATCATCTCTTATCAAG GACACCATGCAGACTAAAGTTTCCTGTCAAAGACGATCGGCTCCACCCTCTCTGCTCCACTGGACTGCAGAACCAGATACTGTTAGTGCTTCAGCCATGTCCATCCTGGCTCAGCCACCAGAGGAATAG
- the LOC110016817 gene encoding kinesin-like protein KIF20B isoform X1 yields the protein MTEEIYLAKIQGLQDQLDSCKLDCGRLQKQNEDLLILTHRQEKDKVEASKRVTLMAAQKEKRLDELHGELIRQKESGQQMVRETLQNHSREMEEMQQQTDKLNAVKALQAAGIEEGDKKLMELKQQKFRVELLEKEVLLAEAEFHKISEEEKSLKKKYLENLQERLEKKVERDAAIFFDELNARIEKRGEFCKFLSKEAEEQAQEVAGLKDKIADILAIRTDVRAESSIIAEEKSSLIKDTMQTKVSCQRRSAPPSLLHWTAEPDTVSASAMSILAQPPEE from the exons ATGACAGAGGAGATTTACCTCGCCAAAATTCAGGGTCTTCAGGACCAGCTAGACAG CTGTAAGCTGGATTGTGGGCGGCTGCAGAAGCAGAATGAGGACCTGCTCATTCTGACCCACAGACAGGAGAAGGACAAAGTGGAAGCCAGTAAGCGTGTAACTCTCATGGCAGCACAGAAGGAGAAAAGGTTGGATGAGCTGCACGGTGAGCTGATCCGCCAGAAAGAAAGTGGCCAGCAAATGGTTAGAGAAACTCTGCAGAATCACAGCCGGGAGATGGAAGAGATGCAGCAGCAAACTGACAAGCTTAACGCTGTTAAAGCCCTGCAAG CTGCAGGTATAGAGGAAGGTGACAAGAAGCTGATGGAGCTGAAGCAGCAGAAGTTTCGAGTGGAGCTACTGGAGAAGGAGGTTCTTCTTGCAGAAGCTGAGTTCCACAAAATATCGGAGGAGGAGAAGTCACTGAAGAAAAA GTATTTGGAAAACCTGCAGgaaagactggaaaaaaaagtcgAAAGAGATGCAGCAATTTTTTTTGATGAGCTGAATGCTAGAATTGAGAAAAGAGGCGAGTTTTGTAAGTTCTTGTCAAAGGAAGCTGAAGAACAGGCTCAGGAGGTTGCTGgtctgaaagacaaaatagCTGACATCTTAGCGATAAGGACTGACGTCAGGGCAGAGAGTAGCATCATTGCAGAGGAGAAATCATCTCTTATCAAG GACACCATGCAGACTAAAGTTTCCTGTCAAAGACGATCGGCTCCACCCTCTCTGCTCCACTGGACTGCAGAACCAGATACTGTTAGTGCTTCAGCCATGTCCATCCTGGCTCAGCCACCAGAGGAATAG